Proteins co-encoded in one Papilio machaon chromosome 24, ilPapMach1.1, whole genome shotgun sequence genomic window:
- the LOC123722362 gene encoding uncharacterized protein LOC123722362, translated as MRVLLIVVTIFLVTTLPRVVSHRGIKTGYADTELKTLLNIYKMNPLKRSKVYEKFSKQLLSFRPDTKRPALNIDLNESRRYKEKKTSAKLGYIESIIRNSQEHTTEFNPFVDNTPENFMQGLLLDDILKIEHYNEDDKIAKEEIKILDSNVDEKFISDVVLNNISSEQEKQAKRIFKHPKGGFNRTDENKSDNNNVVVLR; from the exons ATGAGAGTTCTCCTTATCGTAGTTACCATTTTTCTG gtaACAACTCTTCCACGTGTCGTCTCTCATCGAGGAATAAAAACAGGATATGCAGATACTGAATTGAAAACACTgctaaatatatacaaaatgaatCCTTTAAAACGTTCCAAAGTATATGAAAAGTTTTCTAAACAGTTACTGTCGTTTAGGCCGGATACAAAACGTCCTGCGttgaatattgatttaaatgaaagtaGAAGgtataaagaaaagaaaacgagCGCCAAATTGGGATACATCGAATCGATTATAAGAAATTCGCAAGAACATACGACAGAATTTAATCCTTTCGTTGATAATACTCCAGAAAATTTTATGCAAGGTTTATTACtagatgacattttaaaaatcgaacACTACAATGAAGATGATAAAATCGCTAAAGAAGAAATCAAGATACTGGACAGTAATGTTGacgaaaaatttatttctgatgtagtattaaataatatatcatcaGAACAAGAGAAACAAGCTAAACGAATATTTAAACATCCAAAAGGAGGTTTTAATAGGACAGATGAAAACAAATCAGACAACAATAACGTCGTAGTACTAAGATAg
- the LOC106708298 gene encoding uncharacterized protein LOC106708298: MKLFVILSLAALVSAQYPASKLVKNIYKECLSQYSVECVKPRTLEWISRVGNDDEIKITDNLSIVKMGTLEDDEEVDPRMAKDPAYAMFDKVDRFLQTHSIRVKVPDEIVSSSASEYVPRSLLTDLPSELSMPLDGEEEVETFEGRKKKIKLPKPLRIKSKHGFIKKVVLPFLLGLKFKTAVLVPLALAMIALKTWKALTLGLISLVLSGAMVIFKFTKPKVVNYEVIHYPQHHVEHHVDHHAPGWDSHGPYQARSYEEAHEIAYSGQI; encoded by the exons atgaaattatttgtgATTTTATCCCTTGCGGCGCTTGTCAGTGCTCAATATCCCGCATCCAAACTCGTTAAGAACATTTACAAAGAATGTTTGAGTCAATATTCCGTGGAGTGTGTGAAACCAAGAACCCTGGAGTGGATTTCTCGAGTGGGAAACGATGATGAAATCAAGATCACCGATAATCTGTCCATCGTCAAGATGGGAACGCTAGAAGACGATGAAGAAGTAGACCCTAGGATGGCCAAGGACCCTGCTTACGCTATGTTCGATAAAGTAGACCGCTTTCTCCAAACTCATTCTATCAGAGTGAAAGTGCCCGATGAGATTGTGAGCTCTTCTGCATCGGAGTACGTGCCCAGGTCGCTGCTAACAGACCTGCCTTCTGAGCTGAGCATGCCATTGGACGGTGAAGAAGAGGTGGAAACCTTCGAAGGCAGGAAGAAGAAGATCAAGCTTCCCAAACCTTTGAGGATCAAGAGCA AACACGGTTTCATCAAGAAGGTGGTCCTGCCCTTCCTTCTCGGTTTGAAGTTCAAGACTGCTGTCCTCGTGCCCCTCGCTCTCGCTATGATCGCCCTTAAGACCTGGAAGGCTCTTACTCTTGGTCTCATCTCTCTTGTTCTTTCTG GTGCTATGGTCATCTTCAAATTCACCAAGCCTAAGGTTGTGAACTACGAAGTGATCCACTATCCCCAGCACCATGTCGAGCATCACGTAGACCACCACGCCCCAGGCTGGGACTCCCATGGCCCTTACCAAGCGAGATCCTACGAAGAAGCCCACGAAATCGCCTACTCAGGGCAAATCTAA
- the LOC106708328 gene encoding golgin subfamily A member 7, which produces MTMANNRIPSGPNTPGSQQTPTQQGIKIFIQRDYSEGTAVKFQTRFPPELEDRIDRQTFEYTMERLNEHFEMAETADCSTYCEGCLACLTAYFIYICTETHYEKHLRKISKFIATQNERVYNPRGIHITDPILRGLRVIEITIIDLPNCQSPTGNSNNTQMRHT; this is translated from the exons ATGACAATGGCGAATAACAGGATACCATCAGGACCCAATACGCCTGGCAGTCAGCAAACGCCTACACAacaaggaataaaaatattcattcaaaGAGATTATTCTGAAGGGACTGCTGTTAAGTTTCAAACAAGGTTTCCTCCTGAGCTAGAAGACAGA ATAGACAGACAAACATTTGAATACACAATGGAGAGATTGAACGAACACTTTGAAATGGCTGAGACGGCAGATTGCAGTACTTACTGTGAAGGCTGTCTAGCCTGTCTCACAGcttactttatttacatatgcACGGAGACACATTATGAAAAG CATCTTCGAAAAATATCGAAGTTCATAGCGACGCAGAATGAAAGAGTGTACAATCCTCGAGGAATACACATAACCGATCCAATACTTAGGGGCCTCCGAgttatagaaataacaataatagatTTACCTAATTGCCAAAGCCCCACCGGTAATTCAAATAACACACAAATGAGGCACACTTGA